A genomic stretch from Halopiger aswanensis includes:
- a CDS encoding winged helix-turn-helix domain-containing protein has protein sequence MSREGQSIDRAADPGRVIDALEDDACCDILAVLEEPMTVKEIAAEAEVPLSTTYKKVDRLTDTSLVGEEIQLRPGGHHRSQYVARFERLAVEFDEHRNLQVEIERPPAKSERERESGLSELWSSVRETAETVLEGGTESQRSSRSEESSTAD, from the coding sequence ATGTCACGCGAAGGGCAGTCGATCGATCGCGCGGCCGACCCCGGTCGCGTCATCGATGCGCTAGAGGACGACGCCTGTTGCGACATCCTCGCCGTTCTCGAGGAGCCGATGACCGTCAAGGAGATCGCCGCGGAAGCCGAGGTGCCGCTCTCGACGACGTACAAGAAGGTCGACCGGCTGACCGACACGTCGCTCGTCGGCGAGGAGATCCAACTCCGGCCGGGCGGCCACCACCGCTCGCAGTACGTGGCCCGGTTCGAGCGGCTCGCCGTCGAGTTCGACGAGCACAGAAATTTGCAGGTCGAGATCGAGCGCCCGCCCGCGAAGTCGGAACGGGAACGCGAGTCCGGACTCTCCGAGCTGTGGTCGTCGGTTCGAGAGACTGCGGAGACCGTCCTCGAGGGCGGAACGGAAAGCCAGCGCTCGAGTCGAAGTGAGGAGTCGTCGACCGCGGACTAA
- a CDS encoding DoxX family membrane protein produces the protein MATEKMTVGANVFESKVGGMTVRGKAHSLSAWFVLALRLMMGYAFLYAGLGKLLAAEPFSAEGFLLYGVNQASPLAGLFTWMGTTPWFVEFVNVAVPFGQVAIGLGLLVGALVRLAAFFGAMMMFMFYFANWSVEHGLINGDFAYLLVFLAVAAFGAGRILGLDALIERYEIDGQPLLEKYPKLDYILG, from the coding sequence ATGGCAACTGAGAAGATGACTGTCGGTGCGAACGTATTCGAGAGCAAGGTCGGCGGCATGACGGTCCGCGGGAAGGCTCACAGCCTGAGCGCGTGGTTCGTCCTCGCGCTGCGGCTCATGATGGGCTACGCGTTCCTCTACGCCGGCCTCGGCAAACTCCTGGCCGCGGAGCCGTTTAGCGCCGAGGGGTTCCTCCTCTACGGCGTCAACCAGGCCTCGCCGCTGGCCGGCCTGTTTACCTGGATGGGAACGACACCCTGGTTCGTCGAGTTCGTGAACGTCGCCGTCCCGTTCGGACAGGTCGCGATCGGCCTGGGCCTGCTCGTCGGCGCGCTGGTCCGCCTCGCGGCCTTCTTCGGCGCGATGATGATGTTCATGTTCTACTTCGCGAACTGGAGCGTCGAACACGGCCTCATCAACGGCGACTTCGCGTACCTGCTCGTCTTCCTCGCCGTCGCCGCCTTCGGCGCCGGCCGGATCCTCGGGCTCGACGCGCTCATCGAACGGTACGAAATCGACGGCCAACCGCTGCTCGAGAAGTACCCGAAACTCGACTACATCCTCGGATGA
- a CDS encoding aldo/keto reductase, which yields MPRDDFPQIGLGTYSDDNREQWTENVRTALEVGYRHVDTAQVYENEAYVGEGIERADVDRDDIFLSTKTVHHDVPPGPEQVPEAIDGCLERLGVDAVDLLYVHWPSGIYEHEEILPYYDEAYEAGTTRNVGLSNFTPELLDEALEVLDAPLFAHQAEMHPLLPQDDLVAHAQEHDYWFVAYSPLAQGAVFDVPEIREVAEKHDATPAQVSLAWLLDHDNVAVIPKASSREHLEGNLAAADLELDAEDRELIDSIDRRERQIDPDHGPWNW from the coding sequence ATGCCACGCGACGATTTCCCGCAGATCGGTCTCGGTACGTACTCGGACGACAACCGCGAGCAGTGGACCGAGAACGTCCGGACCGCCCTCGAGGTCGGCTACCGCCACGTCGACACCGCGCAGGTGTACGAGAACGAGGCGTACGTCGGCGAGGGGATCGAACGGGCCGACGTCGACCGCGATGACATCTTCCTCTCGACGAAGACCGTCCACCACGACGTCCCGCCCGGACCCGAGCAGGTCCCCGAGGCCATCGACGGCTGCCTCGAGCGCCTCGGCGTCGACGCCGTCGATCTACTGTACGTCCACTGGCCGTCCGGGATCTACGAGCACGAGGAGATCCTGCCCTACTACGACGAGGCCTACGAGGCAGGCACGACGCGCAACGTCGGGCTCTCGAACTTCACGCCGGAACTGCTCGACGAGGCCCTCGAGGTGCTCGACGCGCCGCTGTTCGCCCATCAGGCCGAGATGCACCCGCTGCTTCCCCAGGACGACCTGGTCGCGCACGCGCAGGAACACGACTACTGGTTCGTCGCCTACTCGCCGCTGGCCCAGGGCGCGGTGTTCGACGTCCCCGAAATTCGGGAGGTCGCCGAGAAGCACGACGCGACGCCGGCCCAGGTCTCGCTGGCCTGGCTGCTCGATCACGATAACGTCGCCGTCATCCCCAAGGCCAGCAGCCGCGAGCACCTCGAGGGGAACCTCGCCGCCGCCGACCTCGAGTTGGACGCGGAGGACCGCGAGTTGATCGACTCGATCGACCGGCGGGAGCGCCAGATCGATCCGGATCACGGTCCCTGGAACTGGTAA